Proteins co-encoded in one Neodiprion lecontei isolate iyNeoLeco1 chromosome 3, iyNeoLeco1.1, whole genome shotgun sequence genomic window:
- the LOC107224726 gene encoding acidic phospholipase A2 PA4 encodes MITRLVSLYLVLALLQHGAQSSVLVADNTMSRMVEVNAGAPFCALYNDRGVIQRMVLGADPRKVRQMSSNLVADLEQTCKESRNRGKNQAPGGLIYPGTKWCGPGNIANSYDDLGQHAAEDACCREHDNCPLTIGPQQCKDGICNNSPITRSHCDCDAKFRRCLQSLNTEVANTLGALFFNVVQVTCFKERRPCSQWQRNGYPEAESNRLCSQYKFRPSDKYVPLMPVNINK; translated from the exons ATGATTACCCGACTCGTCTCTCTCTATCTTGTGCTCGCTCTCCTCCAACATGGGGCACAAAGCAGCGTTCTTGTGGCAGACAACACGATGTCTCGAATGGTGGAAGTTAATGCGGGAGCGCCATTCTGCGCTCTCTACAACGACCGAGGCGTCATCCAGAGGATGGTGCTCGGGGCGGATCCTCGAAAAGTGCGACAGATGTCTAGCAATCTTGTCGCCGATCTGGAACAAACTTGCAAAGAGTCACGGAATCGAGGAAAG AATCAAGCCCCCGGCGGTCTAATTTACCCGGGAACGAAGTGGTGCGGTCCGGGAAACATCGCGAACTCCTACGACGATCTCGGTCAGCATGCAGCAGAGGATGCTTGCTGTCGAGAGCACGACAACTGCCCGTTGACGATCGGTCCTCAGCAGTGCAAGGACGGGATTTGCAACAATTCACCGATAACAAGATCGCATTGCGACTGCGATGCCAAGTTCCGTAGGTGCCTGCAAAGCCTGAACACCGAAGTAGCGAACACCCTGGGAGCTTTGTTCTTCAACGTCGTTCAGGTCACCTGTTTCAAGGAAAGACGTCCTTGCTCTCAGTGGCAGCG GAATGGCTACCCAGAGGCGGAATCGAACCGTCTTTGTTCGCAGTACAAGTTCCGGCCAAGTGACAAATACGTGCCTTTAATGCcagtaaatattaataaatga
- the LOC107224744 gene encoding uncharacterized protein LOC107224744 gives MVSLTRHLGFHAKISRILLGCIAFLLIGCSIIDAAEFTEQHKNVLDKLATIVAEKEGSLQKTVLGSRAAFPAQREETELERAERVNKGFERMIQMVNILGQVDNFISDRTKNVVRKLNAMYDIDDQEKSRGA, from the exons ATGGTATCACTGACGCGTCACCTCGGTTTTCACGCGAAAATT TCACGTATCCTGCTTGGTTGCATCGCATTTTTATTG ATTGGTTGTTCGATCATTGATGCGGCGGAATTCACGGAGCAGCACAAAAATGTTTTGGACAAACTCGCGACGATTGTGGCCGAAAAAGAGGGCAGCCTGCAAAAAACGGTGCTCGGTTCCAGGGCAGCTTTTCCGGCTCAAAGAGAGGAGACGGAACTGGAAAGAGCGGAAAGGGTCAACAAGGGATTCGAGAGAATGATTCAAATGGTGAACATCCTTGGCCAAGTCGACAACTTCATTTCCGACAGAACAAAGAACGTCGTACGGAAATTAAATGCGATGTACGACATTGACGATCAGGAAAAATCCAGAGGTGCATGA